In Streptomyces sp. NBC_00878, a single window of DNA contains:
- a CDS encoding transposase, whose product MTDRKQLRTIDAPFVALGPSGVAIRDRLKHLMPEDETILRLVGEHQGRLASADLKARCKSGHDHDNDAWAARKRELTEQSSSRIAGTITKSTHDQYGLARRCLLAHIHSLDAGIRTLRHRLSLPIGERGSKQAPGGYRSKGEWFNKSRRLATLEHRLETARADWSAGRVRVVRGGRRLLKNRHNLQAAHLTQARWRQRWEAERWFLAADGEPGKRFGNETIRVTPDGEVSIKLPAPLAHHANARHGRYVLCSKVAFTHRGQEWRDRIDGNRAVAYRIHLDIERGRWYLTASWTRPAVKTVPLDAARAGGMVGVDTNADHFAAYRLDPHGNPVGDPRRFSYDLTGSADHRDAQIRHALTRLLHWTKQTGATAIGIENLDFAAEKTREKHGRRKQFRQLISGMPTGKLKARIVSMAAEHGLAIVAVDPAYTSMWGDQHWRKPLTSKTRNMTRHDAASVAIGRRALGHPIRRRTAPPQHHQSDGAGHRTIQAGRGTRGREEPRHPVTERARDARPRTKGTRTRATSASNTVWDARSSGTWVQDSLLDTV is encoded by the coding sequence ATGACTGACAGGAAGCAGCTCCGCACCATCGACGCCCCGTTCGTCGCCCTGGGGCCGTCCGGTGTGGCGATACGCGACCGGCTCAAGCACCTCATGCCCGAAGACGAGACGATTCTTCGCCTGGTGGGCGAGCACCAAGGCCGCCTGGCCTCGGCTGATCTCAAGGCACGCTGCAAGTCCGGACACGACCACGACAACGACGCGTGGGCGGCCCGCAAGCGAGAGCTGACCGAGCAGTCCTCCTCCCGCATCGCCGGGACGATCACCAAGTCCACCCACGACCAGTACGGCTTGGCCCGCAGGTGCCTGCTCGCGCACATCCACAGCCTTGATGCCGGTATCCGCACGCTGCGGCACCGCTTGTCGCTGCCGATCGGCGAACGCGGCTCGAAACAGGCTCCGGGCGGCTACCGCAGCAAGGGCGAGTGGTTCAACAAGTCCCGCCGACTGGCCACCCTGGAACACCGGCTCGAAACAGCCCGCGCTGACTGGTCTGCCGGCCGTGTCCGTGTGGTGCGCGGCGGCCGACGCCTGCTGAAGAACCGGCACAACCTGCAAGCAGCCCATCTGACCCAAGCCCGATGGCGGCAGCGCTGGGAGGCCGAACGCTGGTTCCTCGCCGCCGATGGAGAGCCGGGGAAGCGGTTCGGTAACGAGACGATCCGCGTCACGCCGGACGGCGAGGTCAGCATCAAGCTGCCCGCCCCGCTCGCGCACCACGCGAACGCCCGGCATGGCCGCTACGTGCTCTGTTCCAAGGTCGCGTTCACACACCGTGGGCAGGAGTGGCGGGATCGCATCGACGGCAACCGGGCTGTCGCCTACCGCATCCACCTCGACATTGAGCGGGGCCGCTGGTACCTCACCGCGTCGTGGACCAGGCCGGCGGTCAAGACCGTGCCGCTGGATGCGGCCCGCGCAGGCGGCATGGTTGGCGTGGACACCAATGCCGACCACTTCGCCGCCTACCGGCTCGACCCGCACGGCAACCCGGTCGGCGACCCGCGCCGCTTCTCCTACGACCTGACCGGGTCGGCCGACCACCGCGACGCCCAGATCCGGCACGCCCTCACCCGGCTCCTGCACTGGACCAAGCAGACCGGCGCAACCGCGATCGGTATCGAGAACCTGGACTTCGCCGCCGAGAAGACCCGCGAGAAGCACGGCCGCAGGAAGCAGTTCCGGCAGCTGATCTCGGGCATGCCCACCGGCAAGCTCAAGGCCCGCATCGTGTCCATGGCCGCCGAACACGGCCTCGCCATCGTCGCCGTGGACCCGGCATACACCTCCATGTGGGGCGACCAGCACTGGCGCAAGCCCCTCACCAGCAAGACTCGCAACATGACTCGCCATGACGCCGCTTCGGTGGCGATTGGCAGACGCGCCCTCGGGCACCCGATCCGGCGACGGACGGCACCGCCCCAGCATCACCAGAGTGATGGTGCTGGGCATCGGACCATCCAGGCCGGCCGTGGTACCCGAGGGCGCGAGGAACCTCGCCACCCCGTCACGGAACGTGCACGCGATGCACGTCCCCGGACGAAGGGAACAAGAACGCGGGCGACCAGCGCATCCAACACCGTTTGGGATGCGCGCAGTTCCGGGACGTGGGTCCAAGACTCACTCCTGGACACTGTTTAG
- a CDS encoding IS607 family transposase, which yields MNLTEWARAQGIAPRTAYRWFREGTLPVPAERVGPRTILVNIDANTSSSVTGGVGLYARVSSHDQKADLERQTARLSEWAAKAGHRVVRVESEIASGMNGARTKARRLLADPAVTTVVVEHKDRLGRMNVELVESALSATGRRLVVLDDGEVEDDLVRDMVEVLTSFCARLYGRRSAKNRARKALEAAAADD from the coding sequence ATGAACCTGACGGAATGGGCGCGTGCGCAGGGGATCGCCCCGCGTACTGCGTACCGCTGGTTCCGTGAGGGCACGTTGCCGGTCCCCGCGGAGCGGGTGGGGCCGCGCACGATCCTGGTGAACATCGACGCGAACACCTCATCCTCGGTGACCGGAGGTGTGGGTCTGTATGCCCGCGTCTCCTCGCACGACCAGAAGGCCGACTTGGAACGGCAGACCGCGCGCTTGTCGGAGTGGGCCGCGAAGGCCGGGCATCGCGTAGTGCGCGTGGAGTCGGAGATCGCCTCTGGCATGAACGGTGCCCGTACGAAGGCACGTCGCTTGCTGGCTGATCCGGCAGTGACCACTGTGGTGGTGGAGCACAAAGACCGCCTCGGCCGTATGAACGTCGAACTCGTCGAATCCGCTCTGTCTGCCACCGGCCGCCGACTCGTCGTCCTCGATGACGGCGAGGTCGAAGACGACCTGGTGCGCGACATGGTGGAAGTACTGACCTCGTTCTGCGCCCGCCTGTACGGCCGCCGCTCGGCGAAGAACCGCGCCAGGAAGGCCCTTGAGGCGGCTGCGGCCGATGACTGA